The following are encoded together in the Adhaeribacter arboris genome:
- a CDS encoding head decoration protein produces the protein MKLTNELKLGSNKISGLANGVNADEAVNKAQLDAAVQGYKWKEPVKAASTGNLTLSGAQTVDGVSLVAGDRVLVKNQSTGSANGIYIVATGAWTRATDYDATAELEGASVFVSQGTTLGNSNWQMTTDAPITLGTTALVWIQTGQGTSYTQSTGIIISGSTIAVDTAVVARKAAATIGNGTNTSFTVNHALNTTDVLVQVWETGGSKELVLVDAAVVDANNVSITFATAPASSAYRVVVQG, from the coding sequence ATGAAACTCACCAATGAACTAAAATTAGGGTCGAATAAAATTTCGGGACTGGCCAATGGAGTAAACGCCGATGAGGCCGTAAACAAAGCGCAGTTAGATGCCGCCGTGCAGGGCTACAAATGGAAAGAGCCCGTAAAAGCGGCCTCTACCGGGAACCTTACTCTTTCCGGTGCCCAAACCGTAGATGGCGTTTCCCTCGTGGCCGGCGATAGGGTATTAGTTAAGAACCAAAGCACGGGTTCCGCTAATGGGATTTATATTGTGGCAACGGGTGCCTGGACAAGAGCCACGGACTACGATGCCACCGCGGAATTAGAAGGAGCGAGTGTTTTTGTTTCGCAAGGAACCACGCTGGGTAATTCCAACTGGCAAATGACCACGGATGCCCCCATTACGCTGGGTACTACCGCCTTGGTATGGATCCAAACGGGGCAGGGGACTTCTTATACGCAGAGTACGGGAATTATTATTTCCGGTAGTACCATCGCCGTTGATACGGCGGTAGTAGCCCGGAAAGCCGCCGCCACTATCGGTAACGGCACGAATACTTCCTTCACCGTCAACCACGCACTGAATACTACGGACGTGTTGGTACAAGTCTGGGAAACGGGCGGTTCAAAAGAATTAGTATTAGTAGACGCCGCGGTGGTGGATGCCAATAATGTCAGCATCACGTTTGCGACGGCACCAGCTTCTTCCGCTTATCGGGTAGTCGTTCAAGGATAA